One genomic window of Salvia miltiorrhiza cultivar Shanhuang (shh) chromosome 4, IMPLAD_Smil_shh, whole genome shotgun sequence includes the following:
- the LOC131020602 gene encoding LOW QUALITY PROTEIN: protein ARABIDILLO 1-like (The sequence of the model RefSeq protein was modified relative to this genomic sequence to represent the inferred CDS: inserted 2 bases in 1 codon; deleted 1 base in 1 codon), whose amino-acid sequence MSRRVRRKVVRRGKEKVDLPEIEETNDFGXVKEVLDWTRLPDDTVIQLFSCLNYRDRASLSSTCRTWWILGKSPCLWQELDLRPHKFDSAAASSLSPMCVNLQKLRFRGPESADAIIALQAKNLREINGDYCRSMTDATLCVLAARHEALECIQIGPDFCEKISSDAVKAIAICCPRLRKLGISGIQEVDAGAINALAKHCQNLTDIGFIDCRKVDETSLGNVASLRFLSVAGTTNIKWNLVAQHWGKLPHLIGLDVSRTDISPNIVSRLLSSSINLKVLCALNCQALEGDSTFVSNHNHRGKVLLAIFTDILKGIDNLFVETPKNDKNVFLHWGNSKKDKKLDEILNWLEWVISYALLRISESNLPGLDKFWLDQGTSLLLSFMQSAHEEVQERAATALATFVVLDDENTNIDTGRAEAVMRDEGICLLLNLARSWREGLQSEAAKAIANLAVNAKVAKAVAEEGGISVIVNLARSANKLVAEEAAGGLWNLSVGEEYKGAIAEAGGIKALVDLISKWSWSTGGDGVLERAAGALANLAADDKCSIEVASVGGIHALVTLARNCKADGVQEQAARALANLAAHGDSNGNNAAVGQESGALDALLQLTRSPSDGVKQEAAGALWNLSFDDRNREAIAAANGVEALVALASSCSNSPHGLQERAAGALWGLSVSEANSIAIGREGGVPPLIALARSDAEDVHETAAGALWNLAFNPGNALRIVEEGGVPALVHLCSSSVSKMARFMSALALAYMFDGRTDEIALSGTQSISKNVNLDSSRRMAMRNIETFVMTFSDLQAFSAAAASLAPAALTQITESARIQEAGHLRCSGSEIGRFVTMLRNPSPTLKSCAAFALLQFTIPGSKNAMHHVGLLQKSAASRVLRVAAAAAGAPIEAKIFARIVLRNLEQHHNDLSI is encoded by the exons ATGAGTAGAAGAGTGCGGAGGAAGGTTGTGAGGAGGGGCAAAGAGAAAGTGGATCTCCCTGAGATTGAAGAAACTAACGACTTTGG TGTCAAGGAGGTGCTTGATTGGACTAGATTACCTGATGATACAGTAATTCAGCTTTTCTCATGCTTGAACTATCGTGACCGGGCTAGTTTGTCATCAACCTGCCGGACATGGTGGATCCTTGGTAAATCTCCATGTTTGTGGCAGGAATTGGACCTCCGGCCGCATAAGTTTGATTCTGCTGCCGCTTCATCACTTTCTCCAATGTGTGTGAATCTTCAGAAGCTTCGTTTTCGAGGACCTGAATCTGCTGATGCTATTATAGCTCTTCAAGCTAAGAATTTACGCGAGATCAATGGAGACTATTGCAGGAGCATGACTGATGCAACACTCTGTGTGCTTGCAGCTCGACATGAAGCACTAGAGTGCATTCAGATTGGGCCGGATTTCTGCGAGAAGATCAGCAGCGATGCTGTAAAAGCAATTGCAATTTGTTGCCCACGACTGAGAAAGCTTGGGATCTCAGGTATTCAAGAAGTGGATGCAGGTGCTATCAATGCTCTAGCAAAGCATTGCCAGAATTTGACTGATATTGGGTTTATTGACTGCCGGAAGGTGGACGAGACTTCCCTAGGAAATGTTGCTTCGCTTCGCTTCCTTTCAGTCGCCGGAACAACTAATATAAAGTGGAATTTGGTAGCACAACACTGGGGTAAGCTGCCCCACCTGATTGGGTTAGATGTTTCTAGAacagatataagcccaaatatAGTTTCAAGACTCTTGTCATCCTCAATTAATTTGAAGGTCTTATGTGCCCTAAATTGCCAGGCACTTGAGGGGGATTCAACCTTTGTCTCTAATCACAACCACAGGGGTAAAGTGTTGCTGGCTATCTTCACCGACATTCTTAAAGGAATAGATAATTTATTTGTCGAGACTCCAAAGAATGACAAGAACGTTTTTCTGCACTGGGGGAATTCTAAGAAGGATAAAAAATTAGATGAGATCTTGAATTGGCTGGAGTGGGTCATTTCCTATGCGCTTCTTCGTATTTCTGAGAGCAATCTACCTGGTCTGGATAAATTTTGGCTTGATCAAGGTACAAGTTTACTACTTAGTTTCATGCAGAGCGCCCACGAGGAAGTTCAAGAAAGGGCA GCCACAGCTCTTGCAACATTTGTCGTTCTTGATGATGAAAATACCAATATTGACACTGGAAGAGCTGAAGCAGTTATGCGTGATGAAGGCATATGCCTTCTTCTGAACCTTGCCCGGTCATGGCGGGAAGGACTTCAGTCAGAAGCTGCTAAG GCTATTGCAAACTTAGCAGTGAATGCTAAGGTTGCAAAAGCTGTGGCGGAGGAAGGAGGCATCAGCGTTATTGTTAATCTTGCAAGGTCTGCAAACAAATTAGTTGCTGAAGAGGCTGCAGGAGGGCTCTGGAATCTTTCTGTTGGTGAAGAATACAAG gGTGCCATTGCTGAAGCTGGTGGAATTAAAGCTTTAGTGGATCTTATCTCCAAGTGGTCATGGTCTACTGGTGGTGATGGAGTCTTG GAACGTGCAGCTGGTGCACTTGCTAATTTGGCTGCAGATGACAAATGCAGCATTGAAGTTGCTTCAGTCGGTGGTATACATGCCTTGGTGACACTAGCTCGCAATTGCAAGGCCGACGGAGTGCAAGAGCAG GCAGCTCGGGCATTGGCAAATTTGGCTGCCCATGGGGATAGCAATGGTAACAATGCTGCAGTAGGACAGGAATCTGGGGCTCTTGACGCTCTTTTGCAACTTACTCGCTCACCGAGTGATGGTGTCAA GCAAGAAGCTGCTGGTGCATTATGGAACTTATCATTTGATGACCGGAACCGAGAAGCAATTGCTGCAGCCAATGGAGTTGAGGCATTG GTTGCCCTAGCAAGTTCCTGCTCGAACTCTCCTCATGGCCTCCAGGAAAGGGCTGCTGGTGCTCTCTGGGGGTTGTCCGTGTCAGAAGCAAATAG CATTGCTATTGGTCGTGAAGGAGGCGTACCTCCACTAATAGCGCTAGCTCGATCAGATGCTGAG GACGTGCATGAGACCGCTGCAGGAGCTCTTTGGAATCTTGCTTTCAATCCCGGTAATGCTCTACGCATTGTGGAGGAAGGGGGAGTTCCTGCTCTAGTCCATCTTTGCTCTTCATCTGTATCGAAAATGGCACGCTTCATGTCTGCACTTGCACTGGCCTACATGTTTGATGGAAG AACGGATGAAATTGCCCTCTCGGGAACACAAAGCATTTCCAAGAATGTGAACTTAGACAGTTCGAGAAGAATGGCCATGAGAAACATTGAAACTTTCGTGATGACGTTCTCTGACCTTCAAGCGTTTTCAGCAGCTGCCGCATCGTTAGCCCCTGCCGCACTGACGCAAATAACTGAATCAGCTCGCATTCAAGAAGCAGGCCATCTGAGATGCAG CGGATCCGAGATCGGAAGATTCGTTACCATGCTGCGAAATCCTTCCCCTACCCTGAAGTCGTGTGCTGCATTTGCTCTCCTTCAG TTCACGATTCCTGGAAGCAAGAATGCAATGCACCATGTTGGCCTTCTCCAGAAGAGCGCAGCTTCACGAGTGCTCCGCGTAGCAGCAGCAGCTGCTGGTGCTCCAATCGAAGCTAAGATTTTCGCGCGTATTGTTCTAAGAAACCTCGAGCAGCACCACAACGACTTGTCCATCTGA
- the LOC131020603 gene encoding cationic amino acid transporter 9, chloroplastic-like, which yields MTSSSSSSSPSFVSRFCSSALRSRPLSPPTDTAVHSSSDQGLVRRLGVFDLILLGIGASIGAGIFVVTGTVARDAGPGVTISFIIAGASCVLNALCYAELASRFPAVVGGAYLYTYSAFNELTAFLVFAQLMLDYHIGAASIARSLASYVVTVLELIPFLKDNIPSWVGHGEEVFGALSINVLAPILLVLLTIVLCRGVGESSVLNSVMTVTKVLIVIFVIIVGAFEVDVSNWTPFAPNGVQSILTGSTVVFFSYVGFDAVANSAEESKRPQRDLPLGIIGSLLVCIVLYVGVCLVITGMVPYQYLGEDAPLAEAFTSRGLKYVSVLISFGAVAGLTTTLLVGLYVQSRLYLGLGRDGLLPAIFAKVHPTQHTPIHSQVWVGLVAIILSGLLNVEVLSHILSVGTLTGYSVVSACVVTLRWKDKSSSQISSKRISGRGEGIICLCTIACSGFAAGALFRIEASFIFITLAAVIAVLSAAALYLRQVYVDPPGFSCPGVPIVPCVSIFVNIFLFAQLHYEAWVRFIVLGIVTIGIYAFYGQYHADPLSSSASTVYHRAPTEEAP from the exons ATGACGtcatcttcctcctcctcctcccctTCATTCGTATCTCGTTTCTGCTCATCGGCGCTTCGCTCCAGGCCTCTCTCGCCGCCTACGGACACCGCCGTTCACTCGAGCTCCGACCAAGGCCTCGTTCGCCGCCTAGGCGTATTCGATTTGATTCTACTCGGCATCGGCGCATCTATCGGCGCCGGAATATTCGTCGTCACCGGAACCGTTGCTCGCGACGCTGGTCCTG GAGTGACAATTAGTTTCATCATAGCAGGGGCATCTTGTGTGCTCAATGCACTCTGCTATGCTGAACTAGCTTCTCGCTTTCCGGCTGTTGTTGGGGGAGCATATCTTTATACATACTCAGCATTCAATGAGCTTACAGCTTTTCTTGTGTTTGCTCAGTTGATGCTTGACTATCATATTGGGGCTGCTAGCATAGCTCGTAGCCTAGCAAGCTATGTAGTTACTGTCCTAGAGTTGATTCCCTTCCTCAAGGATAACATTCCTAGTTGGGTTGGGCATGGAGAAGAAGTTTTTGGAGCTTTATCTATTAACGTATTAGCTCCTATCCTCCTCGTGCTTCTGACCATAGTTTTGTGTCGCGGTGTTGGAGAGTCCTCAGTGCTGAACTCAGTCATGACAGTGACAAAG GTTCTCATTGTTATTTTTGTCATCATTGTTGGAGCATTTGAGGTTGATGTCTCAAATTGGACTCCTTTTGCCCCAAATGGTGTGCAGTCCATATTGACTGGATCAACTGTGGTCTTCTTTTCTTATGTTGGATTTGACGCAGTTGCTAATTCTGCTGAGGAATCCAAGAGACCCCAG AGGGACCTACCTCTCGGCATAATTGGTAGCCTCCTGGTCTGTATTGTATTGTATGTTGGTGTCTGCTTAGTAATTACTGGAATGGTCCCATACCAATATCTCGGGGAAGATGCTCCTTTGGCGGAAGCTTTTACTTCAAGGGGATTGAAATATGTCTCTGTGTTAATTAGCTTTGGCGCTGTTGCTGGGCTTACAACGACGCTTCTGGTTGGGCTTTATGTTCAG TCACGGCTATATCTTGGACTTGGAAGGGATGGTTTACTACCAGCCATATTTGCTAAAGTACACCCAACGCAACATACCCCGATTCATTCTCAAGTTTGGGTTGGTCTAGTTGCCATCATCTTGTCCGGACTTCTTAACGTGGAAGTGCTCTCGCATATTCTGTCAGTTGGAACCTTG ACGGGGTATTCAGTGGTTTCAGCATGCGTGGTAACCCTTCGCTGGAAGGATAAGAGCTCGAGTCAGATATCCAGCAAGAGAATTTCTGGGAGAGGAGAAGGCATCATCTGTCTCTGCACAATTGCCTGCTCCGGTTTTGCTGCTGGTGCCCTCTTTCGTATCGAAGCTTCATTCATATTCATAACTTTAGCTGCTGTAATTGCAGTCTTGTCTGCTGCAGCTCTCTATCTACGACAA GTGTACGTAGATCCACCGGGTTTTTCGTGTCCCGGAGTTCCTATTGTTCCATGTGTCAGCATTTTCGTCAACATTTTCTTGTTCGCTCAG CTGCACTACGAAGCATGGGTGAGATTTATAGTGTTGGGCATAGTTACAATCGGCATCTATGCGTTTTATGGTCAGTATCATGCAGATCCTCTAAGCTCCTCTGCCTCTACTGTTTACCACCGGGCACCTACTGAAGAAGCGCCCTAG